Below is a genomic region from Paludicola sp. MB14-C6.
ATGCATCCGTAACACGTAAGCTGAATGCAACATTATCGTAAACAGTCATATTCGGAATAAGTCTAAAATCTTGGAATACTACCCCAAGCTTTCTTCGATATTGCGGAATTTGGCGTTGCTTTAATCTACCGATATTTTCACCATTTACTCTTACGATACCGCTTGATGCTACTTTTTCTCTTAGTAAAAGCTTAATAATTGAGCTTTTTCCAGCACCAGAAGCCCCAACAATAAAAACAAATTCTCCGCTATCAACGTTAAGCGTAATGTCTTTTAGAGCTGTTGTTTTGTTGTCATATTTTAATGATACGTTTGATAACTCTATCATTTCAACCGCTCCTTACTTTTCTCTCTCTTTTTTAGAACTTTGTAGGATTTGCCGTTAAATATTTTTTAACCATCAATGCAATTTTAAATACGATTGCATGATCAAATTCTCTTAGATCTAAACCTGTAAGTTTTTTAATTTTTTCTAAACGATATACTAATGTGTTTCTATGAACAAACAATTTTCTTGATGTTTCAGAAACGTTTAAGTTATTTTCAAAGAACTTATGAATAGTAAACAATGTTTCTTGGTCTAATGACTCAATAGAACCTTGTTTAAAAATTTCTCTTAAGAAAGTTTCACAAAGGGTTGTTGGCAATTGATAAATCAAACGAGCAATACCTAAGTTATCGTAACAAACGATATTTTCCTCTGTATCAAATACTTTACCAACTTCTAATGCGATTTGTGCTTCTTTAAAAGAACGAGCAAGATCTTTGATTCCTATTACAGTTGTACCAATACCAACAGCAGCTTTCGTATAGAATTCGCTACTCAAAGTGTCAACAATAGAACCTGCAAGTTTAGATAAATCTCTTGCATCAATACCTGCTTTTGTTTCTTTTATTAAAACAATATCATTCTCATTAATATTAAACACGTAATCTTTTTGTTTATCTGGGAATAAATTTTGAATTACATCATAAGCACTAACTTCATTTGTGGAAATAATACGTATTAACAACGCAACACGATTCACGTCAGAATTGAAGTGAAGCTCACGTGCTTTTACATAAATATCTCCCGGTAAAATGTTGTCTAATACAATATTTTTTACGAAGTTATTCTTATCATATTTTTCATCATAGTATTGCTTAATGCTTGTTAAAGAAATTGCAATAAGTTGAGCAAATTTTGCAGCTGTGTCATCTGTACCTTCTACAAATACTGCATACTCAGGTTTTAGATGAGCACCGAATGGTTTATAACTATAACCATCTCTTGTGAAAACTTCATGTGAATCAGACATTTCGAATGCTACAAACTCATTTGTTGTTCCTATTTTTGATAATTCACTACAAGCAACAATGGTTGCAGTATCATCGATAACACCGATAACACGATTAACTGTATCGCGCATTTGATGAACTACACCTTGGAATAACCTGTTAGACATAATGAATACCCCTTTTACCGTTATATTTTGAACTAAATTAAATTTCACTTATATCTATTTTACCTAATTTTTCGTAATATTGCAAGGTGAAAGCACAAATATTTTACTTTTATATTGGTTAATGTGCCGACAAAATGAACATTCGATACAACTTGTAACCAATTGTAACACATTTGTAACTATTATTTGTGAACAAACCATGAAGGATGGGTTAAATCAGCAATTAACTTTGTTTTAATTATTCTTTATGCTATAATAATCCGTAGGGATTATTATATATTTACGTGGCGATGCGAACATTGTGCTGCGCAAAAACGCATATCGCTTATTATATCAATACTTTGTTTATGATATAATAATATAAAACTGGTTATATCAATAAAAATATAGGTTAGCACCTATTCATTCGCAATACAATGTAGGGAGTGACCTGCGGTCACTCCGCGGAACGGTTACAGACCGTTCCCTACAAAAGTTAATTGTTATTAAATTAGCATAACAGACAAAATAAACCTCAGGAGGTAATTATGGAGTTAATATCATGGAACGTAAATGGACTAAGGGCTTGCTTAACAAAAGGCTTTTTAGACTTTTGTTATACAATGAATGCAGATATATTTTGTATTCAAGAAACAAAATTACAGGAAGGACAAGTGGAATTAGAACTGGATGGTTATGAGCAATATTGGAATAGTGCTATTAAAAAAGGATATTCAGGCACTGCTGTTTTTACAAAGGCAAAACCAATATCAGTGTCTTATGATATCGGCAGAGAGGAGCATAGTGGCGAAGGCAGAGTAATTACACTTGAATATGATTCCTTTTATCTTGTAAATGTTTATACGCCGAATGCACAACGTGGGTTAGCTCGACTTGACTATCGTATGCAATGGGAAGATGCATTTCGGGAATACCTGTTGAAACTAAACCAAACAAAACCTGTAATTATGTGCGGTGATTTGAATGTTGCTCATAATGAAATTGACTTAAAAAATCCGAAGTCAAATCGTCAGAATGCAGGTTTCTCTGATGAAGAACGTGGTAAAATGACTGAACTATTAGATTCAGGCTTTGTCGACAGTTTCCGTTATTTATATCCTGATGTAACGGGTGCTTATTCTTGGTGGTCTTATATGTATAATGCAAGAGCAAACAATGCAGGATGGAGAATAGACTATTTCGTTGTAAGCGAGCAACTAAAGGATAAAATCAAAGAAGCAAGTATTCATAGCAATATTATGGGTAGTGACCATTGCCCTGTTTCGCTTGAAATTGCTTTATAGAGAGGATGAATATTATGAAATCTACAAATGATGGCGTTATTTTAAATAATGGTGTGAAGATGCCGTGTATTGGGTTTGGAACATATAAAACTTCCGATGGTGATGTATGTATATCTGCTGTGAAAGAAGCGATTCAATGTGGTTATCGCCATATTGATTCTGCTGCTGTTTATGGTAACGAAGTGGGTGTTGGGCAAGCAATAAAAGAGTGTGGCGTTCCAAGGAATGAATTATTTATTACAAGTAAAGTATGGAATGATGTACGAGGGTATAAAAACACCTTGAGCGCATTTGAAGACACGATGAATAAACTTGACTTGGATTATCTTGATTTATATCTTATCCATTGGCCTATACCAAGGGCATATCGTGAGACTTGGGAAAAGGAAAATCAAGAAACTTGGAGAGCAATTGAAGATTTATATAATCAAGGAAAAATTAAAGCAATTGGTGTTAGTAACTTTAAGCCACACCATATTGAATCGCTATTAAAAACGGCTACCATTAAGCCTATGGTTAACCAAATAGAACTTCATCCCGGTGAGTTACAAGAAGATAAAGTGGCTTATTGCAAAGAAAATGGGATTGTTTTAGAAGCATATACTCCATTAGGACGTGGCAAACTTGCAGAGATCAAACAAATGCAAGACTTAGAAAAGAAATATAATAAATCTTTTGCACAGCTTTGTATTCGTTGGTCATTACAACATGGATTTGTTCCATTACCAAAATCCGTTACACCAAGCAGAATCATTGAAAATACTAAGGTATTTGATTTTGAAATTAGCAACGAAGATATGAAGATTATTGATGCAATCACTTACGATGGTTGCAAAGGCAAAGATACTGATTTAATTGAATTTTAGAATAAACAATAGCCATTTGAATATTTTCAAATGGCTATTGTTGTATTGGTTGTGTAAATATGGTATAGTGATAAGATATTCGGCATTAGAGGAGTGACAATATGAAATATTTTGAGAGTCCTACCTATGGCAAAATTACAACCAAACTGTATGGAAATGATTTGAAACAATTGGGTATGGCAACAATGAATCAACTACAAATCTTATGCGATACTCTTTTGCAGAATGACTGTAAAAGATTTTTAGATTTAGGCTGTAGTTGTGGTCAAATTACTAAATGGTTATCTGAACAGTTATCCAGTGAAGCAATCGGTGTAGATATTGATACTGATGCACTTTCATATGCAAACAAAACTAATGATAAAGCTTCTATTCAATATAAACACATCAATTTTAACGAATTGAATTTCCCACCCCGTTCTTTTGATGCAATCATTTCAATAGATACTTTATATTTCTGCAATTCAATAATTGACATTGAAAACATACTAACCAATTGCTTGCAACTCTTGAGCAAGAATGGAATACTTGCAGTGTATTGGGAGAACTGTCCATTACAACTATTTCAAAACCAAACTAATCATCCATTTGATACGCCTATTGGACAATGGGCGCTAAAACATAACATTGACTTCACTCCGATTGATTTTTCTAAAAATGTTCTCCCGTTTTGGGATACATGGGAACTATTCGAAAAGAACAAAGAAAAGTTAATTGAAGAAATAGGTGTAGAATTTTATGATGAAATGAAGCATGAATGGACTTTGGTAAACAAATTTCATAAAGAAAATCCCAATGCAATTGGTAAATGGTTATATATTATAAAAGCTAACTAAATAGCGGGGTTATACTGAAAATATATTTTAATTTCATTATAAATATTGTGTAAATATGGTATAGTGATATAAAAATTAGATATGAGGATGTGATAAATTGGAATTACCAAAGCGAAAACGAATACGATTACAAGGTTTTGACTATAGTAAAAACGGTATTTATTTTATTACAATTTGCACAAACAATCGTCTTAACCTGTTTTGTACAATAACTGATGACATTTTACATTTAACACAATGTGGATTCATTATAGAAAAACACATTGGTTGTCTAAATAAAATCAATCAAGGTATATCTGTTTTAAATACGATATTATGCCCAATCACATACATATGTTGATAAAGATTAGTAGGGAGCGCATTTTACGATCATATCGTTCGTAATGAAAATGAATATTACAATATATTTCAATACATTAAAACCAACGCAATACATTGGAAAGAAGACGAATTCTATGTAGCAAACTAAATACATCTAATATAGAATTGAACAAATCTAGAAAAACGGATTTATCAATTAAATCAGAAGGGCTAAATAATATTAAATAAATTTACAACAAAAGTAACCCCGCATTGAACTATAATTTCAATGTGGGGTTACTTTTATATAGGTATAACAAGAAATTAACATACGACTTATAATACTTTTTTCTAGTATATCTATATTATAGCATAAAAACGCTATTTCTTCAAGACTTGTATTCACCAGTATATTCCAATATAATTAGAACACATCAAAACATGAAAGGTGACGTAAATTATGGGATATTCAATTTTCGAGGGAACAATAACTGACATGACATGGGTAGAAATTGAGGAGCTAGCAAACGAGAGTACTATTGTTCTATTTCCTATGGGTGTTATAGAAGAACATGGGCCGCATCTATGCTTAGGTACTGATATTTATTTAAGTTACACTGGATGCAAACAGCTCAAATCGAAACTTGAAGCTTTGGGTAAAAAAGTCTTAGTTGTTCCTCCCTATTACTGGGGAATTAACAATGTAACAGGTGCGTTTCCTGGTTCATTCACAGTGAGAAAAGAAACCATGAAAAATATAATATATGACACTTTATCCTGTCTAAAACGTTGGAGCTTTAAAAACGTTTATTGCTTCTATGGGCATGGTGATATTGATCACATTAACGCGATTTTAGAAGCAATTATTGATATTCGTAAAGACACAGAATTAGACGTTAAAATGGTTGTAGAAGGGTTTAGTTTACAACGATTTGGATTAACTGGAAATGAAGATTATATTTTACCTGTAACTCCGCCTATGCCGGATGAAATTAATGCAACACCAGAAAGACTTGACATCCATGCCGGTGCAATGGAAACGTCGTATATGTATTATCATTTTCCCGAATGTGTTAACGCAGAAATTGCCAAAGGATTACCATCTACAGACTTAACATTCGATGAACTACAGATATGGAGCAAAGGTTGGGATGAAACAAGAAAATTAGTTCCATTAGGATACGCTGGTAGCCCTGCAAATTTTGAAAGCGTTAATGACAATAAATCCTTTGATGACTTTATATCTGATTTTACTGCTAAATGTATTATAGAATCAATTGTATCGGAGGTTTCAGCTAGTTGAAAAACTTAGAACGCAAGAAAGCAATGAATATCAGAAGAATTTTACTTGCGAAAATTGTTTTTTCTAAAATGACATATAGCAACATATAAATATTTTCTCAAATGTTATTCGCGTGGAACAATTGCTGGTCGCATAACGATTTTACAAGAAACTATCTAGGGGAGCGAATCAAAAATAATATAGTACAAGCTTCACCTTTATCAATTTTGTACAGACATAGGCGCGGTGTCATATAAAAAACAATTTTGAGAAACAAAGCATTTTTTATCCATACTTTTTGGGGCGATTGCCAAAAAGCATGGTCAGGTTTGGGCGGATAGCCCAGTATTCATAATACCAAGGAACAAACTAAAATCATGCAAATATAATATTAAAATTCACTTTATCGACAGTCTAAAACCTCCGATACGAAATTGTATCGGAGGTTTTAGCTTATAATAAATTATTATTTTGCGATTAAAGATTTGCCGTCCATTTCAGCTGGTTGAGGTAAATCTAATAATTCTAACATTGTTGGAGCGATATCAGCAAGTTTACCACCTTCACGAAGGTTAACGTCTTTACCACATACAACGAAAGGTACTTTATTTGTTGTGTGAGCTGTAAATGGAGAACCATCTGGCTCATACATTTGGTCTGCATTACCGTGGTCAGCAGTAATCAATGCGATACCACCTTTTGCAAGAACAGCATCAACTGTTTTGCCTACGCAAGTATCAACTGCTTCAACAGCTGCTTTTGCTGCATCAAAGATACCGGTATGACCAACCATGTCACAGTTTGCATAGTTTAAAATAATAACATCGTATTTATCAGACTCAATGCGTTTTACAACTTCATCACACACTTCATAAGCGCTCATTTCAGGTTGTAAATCGTAAGTTGCAACTTTTGGTGAGTTGATTAACGCTCTGTCTTCGCCTTCAAATGTAGCTTCTACACCACCGTTAAAGAAGAAAGTAACGTGAGCATATTTCTCTGTTTCAGCAATACGAAGTTGCGTTTTACCATTTTTGCTTAGGTATTCACCTAATGTATTTGTTAGAGATTGTGGTTTAAATGCAACTGTTACGTTTGGCATGGTTGCATCGTATTGTGTCATGCATACAAAAGTTAATGGGAAGAAACCATTTTTTCTTTCAAAACCATTGAAAGCTTCATCAACGAAAGTACGAGCAATTTCTCTTGCACGGTCTGGTCTAAAGTTAAAGAAAATAATGCTATCGTTTGCTTTTACAGTAGCTCCGCCATTGATAACTGTTGGAAGTATAAATTCGTCCGTAATTTCGTTGCCATAAGAAGCTTGCATTGCTGCAGCTGCATCATCACTTGTGTTTCCTTCGCCATATACCATTGCAGCATATGCTTTTTCAACACGTTCCCAACGATTATCACGATCCATAGCATAGTATCGACCCATAACAGTAGCGATAGTACCTACGCCGATTTCATTAATTTTATCTTGCAATTGCTCTACAAAGCTTTTACCAGAAGAAGGAGGAACGTCACGTCCGTCCATAAAACCATGAACGTAAACTTTTGTTAATCCTTTTCTTTTAGCCATTTCTAATAAGCCGTATAGATGTTCGTTGTGGCTATGTACACCACCATCAGATAATAAGCCCATTAAATGTAAAGCAGTATCATTCTTTAAGCAAGTATCCATTGCTGCAGATAACGCTTCATTGGAGAAGAAATCTCCGTCTTTAATGGATTTTGTGATACGAGTTAACTCTTGATATACAACTCTACCAGCACCAATGTTAGTATGTCCTACTTCTGAGTTACCCATTTGACCATCTGGAAGACCTACATCTAATCCGGATGCTCCTATTTCAGTAACGACACCCTCTGCAAAAATTTTATCTAGGTTCGGTTTTTTTGCAGCACGAATGGCATTACCATATTCGCTTTTATTGTTTCCGTATCCGTCTAATATAATTAACGCTAACGGTTTATTCATAGTATTTATCTCCTTAATACAAACAATGTATGTAATACCAATTTCATTAAAAATTACATTAAAAATTTTTATAAAAACGCATAAATCAAAGCTTTTATAAAAACAATTATGGTTTATTTTAATTGAAATTGGTATAAGATGGCCAAAGCCACCTTGAATATTCGCTTCTTGCAACTATTGTTGCTTATGAAAATTGCTTATTTAGATGCAGCATTGATAATTGTTGCAAAATCTGCAGCTTTCAAAGAAGCACCACCGATTAATCCACCATCAACATCTGGTTTAGAAAGAAGTTCAGCAGCATTTCCAGCGTTCATAGAACCGCCGTATTGAATAGTCATTGCATCAGCAGCAGCTTGATCATAGATTTTTGCTACAGTAGCACGAATTACTGCACATACTTCATTTGCTTGATCAGCAGTTGCAGTTTTGCCTGTACCGATAGCCCATACTGGCTCATAAGCGATGATAATTTTATTTAAATCAGCTTTATCGATGCCTTGTAGAGCTATTTTGGTTTGAAGAGCAACTAGTTCATCAGTGATACCTTGTTCTCTTTCTTCTAATAATTCACCTACGCAAAGAAGTACTTTTAAGCCTGCAGCAACTGCAGCCTTTGTACGTTTGTTTACTGTTACATTCGTTTCACCAAAATATTGTCTTCTTTCGCTATGGCCAACAACAACGTATTCTACGCCCATTTCAGTTAACATATCTGCAGAAATTTCGCCAGTAAAAGCGCCGCTTTTTTCAAAGTGAACGTTTTGTGCACCAACTTTAACGTTTGTGCCTTTTGTTAAGTTTACAGCAGTTTCCAAGTTTGTGAAAGGAACACATACTACAACTTCACAATCAGCATCTTTTACTAATGGAATTAAGTCGTTGATCAATGCTTTCGTTTCTACTCTTGTGTTATTCATTTTCCAGTTACCAGCAATAACTGCTTTTCTTAATGTCTTATTCATAATTTAAAACTCCTTCAATTTATGTTCATATATTTTGTGTACATATCAATCTATAAAT
It encodes:
- a CDS encoding PucR family transcriptional regulator is translated as MSNRLFQGVVHQMRDTVNRVIGVIDDTATIVACSELSKIGTTNEFVAFEMSDSHEVFTRDGYSYKPFGAHLKPEYAVFVEGTDDTAAKFAQLIAISLTSIKQYYDEKYDKNNFVKNIVLDNILPGDIYVKARELHFNSDVNRVALLIRIISTNEVSAYDVIQNLFPDKQKDYVFNINENDIVLIKETKAGIDARDLSKLAGSIVDTLSSEFYTKAAVGIGTTVIGIKDLARSFKEAQIALEVGKVFDTEENIVCYDNLGIARLIYQLPTTLCETFLREIFKQGSIESLDQETLFTIHKFFENNLNVSETSRKLFVHRNTLVYRLEKIKKLTGLDLREFDHAIVFKIALMVKKYLTANPTKF
- a CDS encoding exodeoxyribonuclease III, whose product is MELISWNVNGLRACLTKGFLDFCYTMNADIFCIQETKLQEGQVELELDGYEQYWNSAIKKGYSGTAVFTKAKPISVSYDIGREEHSGEGRVITLEYDSFYLVNVYTPNAQRGLARLDYRMQWEDAFREYLLKLNQTKPVIMCGDLNVAHNEIDLKNPKSNRQNAGFSDEERGKMTELLDSGFVDSFRYLYPDVTGAYSWWSYMYNARANNAGWRIDYFVVSEQLKDKIKEASIHSNIMGSDHCPVSLEIAL
- a CDS encoding aldo/keto reductase, producing the protein MKSTNDGVILNNGVKMPCIGFGTYKTSDGDVCISAVKEAIQCGYRHIDSAAVYGNEVGVGQAIKECGVPRNELFITSKVWNDVRGYKNTLSAFEDTMNKLDLDYLDLYLIHWPIPRAYRETWEKENQETWRAIEDLYNQGKIKAIGVSNFKPHHIESLLKTATIKPMVNQIELHPGELQEDKVAYCKENGIVLEAYTPLGRGKLAEIKQMQDLEKKYNKSFAQLCIRWSLQHGFVPLPKSVTPSRIIENTKVFDFEISNEDMKIIDAITYDGCKGKDTDLIEF
- a CDS encoding class I SAM-dependent methyltransferase, with the translated sequence MKYFESPTYGKITTKLYGNDLKQLGMATMNQLQILCDTLLQNDCKRFLDLGCSCGQITKWLSEQLSSEAIGVDIDTDALSYANKTNDKASIQYKHINFNELNFPPRSFDAIISIDTLYFCNSIIDIENILTNCLQLLSKNGILAVYWENCPLQLFQNQTNHPFDTPIGQWALKHNIDFTPIDFSKNVLPFWDTWELFEKNKEKLIEEIGVEFYDEMKHEWTLVNKFHKENPNAIGKWLYIIKAN
- a CDS encoding creatininase family protein, which codes for MGYSIFEGTITDMTWVEIEELANESTIVLFPMGVIEEHGPHLCLGTDIYLSYTGCKQLKSKLEALGKKVLVVPPYYWGINNVTGAFPGSFTVRKETMKNIIYDTLSCLKRWSFKNVYCFYGHGDIDHINAILEAIIDIRKDTELDVKMVVEGFSLQRFGLTGNEDYILPVTPPMPDEINATPERLDIHAGAMETSYMYYHFPECVNAEIAKGLPSTDLTFDELQIWSKGWDETRKLVPLGYAGSPANFESVNDNKSFDDFISDFTAKCIIESIVSEVSAS
- the gpmI gene encoding 2,3-bisphosphoglycerate-independent phosphoglycerate mutase — its product is MNKPLALIILDGYGNNKSEYGNAIRAAKKPNLDKIFAEGVVTEIGASGLDVGLPDGQMGNSEVGHTNIGAGRVVYQELTRITKSIKDGDFFSNEALSAAMDTCLKNDTALHLMGLLSDGGVHSHNEHLYGLLEMAKRKGLTKVYVHGFMDGRDVPPSSGKSFVEQLQDKINEIGVGTIATVMGRYYAMDRDNRWERVEKAYAAMVYGEGNTSDDAAAAMQASYGNEITDEFILPTVINGGATVKANDSIIFFNFRPDRAREIARTFVDEAFNGFERKNGFFPLTFVCMTQYDATMPNVTVAFKPQSLTNTLGEYLSKNGKTQLRIAETEKYAHVTFFFNGGVEATFEGEDRALINSPKVATYDLQPEMSAYEVCDEVVKRIESDKYDVIILNYANCDMVGHTGIFDAAKAAVEAVDTCVGKTVDAVLAKGGIALITADHGNADQMYEPDGSPFTAHTTNKVPFVVCGKDVNLREGGKLADIAPTMLELLDLPQPAEMDGKSLIAK
- the tpiA gene encoding triose-phosphate isomerase, with product MNKTLRKAVIAGNWKMNNTRVETKALINDLIPLVKDADCEVVVCVPFTNLETAVNLTKGTNVKVGAQNVHFEKSGAFTGEISADMLTEMGVEYVVVGHSERRQYFGETNVTVNKRTKAAVAAGLKVLLCVGELLEEREQGITDELVALQTKIALQGIDKADLNKIIIAYEPVWAIGTGKTATADQANEVCAVIRATVAKIYDQAAADAMTIQYGGSMNAGNAAELLSKPDVDGGLIGGASLKAADFATIINAASK